The proteins below come from a single Triplophysa rosa linkage group LG12, Trosa_1v2, whole genome shotgun sequence genomic window:
- the kiaa0513 gene encoding uncharacterized protein KIAA0513 homolog isoform X1: MEGAVVSNLIDFDSPPEGTAPSAVGSHSGTDFFSAEPLVPEPASATTIEPLLPEPMAPTHSTHRGDDEGNDTDATESADSENEDMESASHPSSTRRSSSCSSHSTEDPEETEIRAFMKNYVERLFHGREDFDQEEKANFGKLCSGENGKGREWFAKYVSAQRCHSKCVSEQTFYRLVQSFAVVLFECYQMDDYSPAKHLMTMCFTYYYMGKSQLSPSELLERPSGGIDSYLRSGKVWLSGKKDIAERLLKNTSAKTDVKGFFGGLESKLRAPLGRKNEDTDRAAEQKTRTPVSPPLSPDKKEEEKIYLYTHLKQQPIWHTLRFWNAGFFDAVHCERNKRSPTTRRTAEEEKDEREKWCHMTQEEKDDSSRFNENITFGQLGTFTHNMVAFGLSKKLCNDFLKKQAVIGNLNEEQYKLLCDHIEQMAAE; the protein is encoded by the exons ATGGAGGGGGCCGTAGTTAGCAACCTTATAGACTTTGACTCGCCTCCAGAAGGGACAGCGCCCTCTGCTGTAGGTTCTCACAGCGGGACAGACTTTTTCTCAGCGGAGCCTCTCGTACCTGAGCCTGCGAGTGCCACGACCATTGAGCCCCTGTTACCGGAGCCCATGGCCCCCACGCACAGCACCCACAGAGGAGACGATGAAGGAAATGACACTGACGCCACCGAGTCTGCAGACAGCGAGAACGAGGATATGGAATCCGCGTCGCACCCGTCGAGCACACGGCGTTCATCGTCGTGCTCCAGTCACAGTACAGAAGATCCAGAAGAGACAGAAATACGGGCTTTCATGAAAAACTACGTGGAGAGATTATTCCACGGAAG AGAGGACTTCGATCAGGAGGAGAAGGCTAATTTTGGAAAGCTATGTTCTGGAGAGAACGGGAAAGGAAGGGAGTGGTTCGCCAAATATGTCAGCGCGCAG CGCTGCCACTCCAAATGTGTGAGTGAACAGACGTTCTACAGGCTCGTGCAGTCCtttgctgttgttttgtttga ATGTTACCAGATGGATGATTATAGCCCTGCCAAACATCTCATGACCATGTGCTTCACATATTACTACATGG GTAAGTCACAGCTGTCTCCCTCCGAGCTGCTAGAGAGGCCCAGCGGGGGGATCGACTCGTACCTGCGCAGCGGAAAGGTCTGGCTCTCTGGGAAGAAGGACATCGCAGAGCGATTGCTCAAAAACACTTCTGCCAAGACTGACGTTAAAGGATTCTTCGGTGGTCTGGAGAGCAAACTGAGAGCACCATTGGGTCGTAAGAATGA AGACACAGACCGAGCAGCAGAACAGAAAACCAGAACTCCAG TTTCTCCACCTCTCTCCCCAGACAAAAAAGAGGAAGAAAAGATTTACCTGTACACACACCTGAAACAGCAGCCCATATG GCACACTTTGAGGTTTTGGAACGCTGGGTTTTTTGACGCTGTCCATTGCGAGAGAAATAAAAGATCCCCCACCACCAG GCGGACGGCTGAGGAAGAGAAAGATGAAAG AGAAAAGTGGTGTCACATGACCCAAGAAGAAAAAGATGACAGCTCCAGATTTAATGAGAACATCACCTTCGGTCAGCTGGG AACGTTCACTCATAATATGGTTGCTTTTGGTCTGAGCAAAAAACTCTGCAATGACTTTCTGAAGAAGCAAGCAGTCATTGGAAATCTAAATGAAG
- the kiaa0513 gene encoding uncharacterized protein KIAA0513 homolog isoform X2: MEGAVVSNLIDFDSPPEGTAPSAVGSHSGTDFFSAEPLVPEPASATTIEPLLPEPMAPTHSTHRGDDEGNDTDATESADSENEDMESASHPSSTRRSSSCSSHSTEDPEETEIRAFMKNYVERLFHGREDFDQEEKANFGKLCSGENGKGREWFAKYVSAQRCHSKCVSEQTFYRLVQSFAVVLFECYQMDDYSPAKHLMTMCFTYYYMGKSQLSPSELLERPSGGIDSYLRSGKVWLSGKKDIAERLLKNTSAKTDVKGFFGGLESKLRAPLGRKNEDTDRAAEQKTRTPVSPPLSPDKKEEEKIYLYTHLKQQPIWHTLRFWNAGFFDAVHCERNKRSPTTREKWCHMTQEEKDDSSRFNENITFGQLGTFTHNMVAFGLSKKLCNDFLKKQAVIGNLNEEQYKLLCDHIEQMAAE, translated from the exons ATGGAGGGGGCCGTAGTTAGCAACCTTATAGACTTTGACTCGCCTCCAGAAGGGACAGCGCCCTCTGCTGTAGGTTCTCACAGCGGGACAGACTTTTTCTCAGCGGAGCCTCTCGTACCTGAGCCTGCGAGTGCCACGACCATTGAGCCCCTGTTACCGGAGCCCATGGCCCCCACGCACAGCACCCACAGAGGAGACGATGAAGGAAATGACACTGACGCCACCGAGTCTGCAGACAGCGAGAACGAGGATATGGAATCCGCGTCGCACCCGTCGAGCACACGGCGTTCATCGTCGTGCTCCAGTCACAGTACAGAAGATCCAGAAGAGACAGAAATACGGGCTTTCATGAAAAACTACGTGGAGAGATTATTCCACGGAAG AGAGGACTTCGATCAGGAGGAGAAGGCTAATTTTGGAAAGCTATGTTCTGGAGAGAACGGGAAAGGAAGGGAGTGGTTCGCCAAATATGTCAGCGCGCAG CGCTGCCACTCCAAATGTGTGAGTGAACAGACGTTCTACAGGCTCGTGCAGTCCtttgctgttgttttgtttga ATGTTACCAGATGGATGATTATAGCCCTGCCAAACATCTCATGACCATGTGCTTCACATATTACTACATGG GTAAGTCACAGCTGTCTCCCTCCGAGCTGCTAGAGAGGCCCAGCGGGGGGATCGACTCGTACCTGCGCAGCGGAAAGGTCTGGCTCTCTGGGAAGAAGGACATCGCAGAGCGATTGCTCAAAAACACTTCTGCCAAGACTGACGTTAAAGGATTCTTCGGTGGTCTGGAGAGCAAACTGAGAGCACCATTGGGTCGTAAGAATGA AGACACAGACCGAGCAGCAGAACAGAAAACCAGAACTCCAG TTTCTCCACCTCTCTCCCCAGACAAAAAAGAGGAAGAAAAGATTTACCTGTACACACACCTGAAACAGCAGCCCATATG GCACACTTTGAGGTTTTGGAACGCTGGGTTTTTTGACGCTGTCCATTGCGAGAGAAATAAAAGATCCCCCACCACCAG AGAAAAGTGGTGTCACATGACCCAAGAAGAAAAAGATGACAGCTCCAGATTTAATGAGAACATCACCTTCGGTCAGCTGGG AACGTTCACTCATAATATGGTTGCTTTTGGTCTGAGCAAAAAACTCTGCAATGACTTTCTGAAGAAGCAAGCAGTCATTGGAAATCTAAATGAAG
- the LOC130562716 gene encoding carboxylesterase 5A-like — protein sequence MTKEVLLGLCLALVPVWTATAPETESLTLTDPVVVLKPGSVRGQYMKVKGSDKMVAQYLGIPYAQPPIGPLRLAAPKPIEGWGMRHAIEHPVMCLQDPDSAVLVAKAMSLDFSSRGVSEDCLYLNIYTPSGSDKLPVLVWIHGGGLVIGGASMYDGSPLAAYENIVVVVIQYRLGILGYFSSGDKHAQGNYGFLDQIAALQWVQQHIEHFGGDPQSVTIAGESAGGISTSLLTLSPMAKGLFHRAIFQSGVATLTDFSESPLVAAKVMANITECGFESTELLVKCLKEMTETQLINATKKNKAFLGATVDGEFLKNTAEEVLKSKDFQKVSVLLGITNHEFGWILPGAFSSPGWEKGMNRQSVKAVLDMFNRAGASGANEIIMDEYLKDAKTPEDIRNAFTEMLGDIFMVIRVIKVADYHRDAGVPVYMYEFQHRPSVFKDLRPSFVKADHADDVGFVFGSCFWNGHLKIIGTPSEEENKLCKTVMGYWANFIRSGSPNGPGLVQWPLYEQSEKYMNLGLNQAEGQGLKKDKLHFFNVEFPKKLFALHAA from the exons ATGACAAAAGAAGTGTTGCTCGGACTGTGCTTGGCATTGGTTCCTGTTTGGACAGCCACAGCCCCAGAGACAG AATCACTAACATTAACTGATCCAGTGGTGGTTCTAAAGCCTGGCAGTGTGCGTGGGCAATACATGAAAGTAAAAGGATCGGATAAGATGGTTGCGCAATACTTGGGTATCCCTTATGCCCAGCCACCTATTGGCCCGCTCCGCCTGGCTGCTCCTAAACCTATAGAAGGATGGGGCATGAGACATGCCATTGAGCACCCTGTTAT GTGCCTTCAAGATCCAGACAGTGCAGTTTTAGTTGCAAAAGCCATGTCTTTGGATTTCTCATCCCGTGGAGTTTCAGAGGActgtttgtatttaaatatttacactccTTCAGGATCAGATAAACTTCCA GTGCTGGTTTGGATTCATGGAGGAGGGTTAGTCATAGGCGGAGCTTCCATGTATGATGGATCCCCATTGGCAGCCTATGAGAACATAGTTGTTGTTGTCATTCAGTATCGACTTGGAATTTTAGGATACTTCAG TTCAGGAGATAAGCATGCACAGGGAAACTATGGCTTCCTAGACCAGATCGCAGCTTTACAGTGGGTACAGCAACACATTGAACATTTTGGAGGTGATCCTCAGTCCGTTACCATAGCTGGGGAGTCTGCAGGTGGAATCAGTACATCTCTTCTG ACATTATCACCCATGGCCAAAGGTTTGTTTCATCGGGCCATCTTTCAGAGTGGAGTGGCAACCTTGACAGATTTCTCTGAAAGTCCTCTGGTGGCTGCAAAG GTGATGGCAAATATTACTGAGTGTGGCTTTGAATCTACAGAATTGCTGGTGAAATGCTTGAAAGAGATGACTGAGACACAGTTAATTAATGCAACTAAAAAG aacaAAGCCTTTCTTGGAGCAACAGTTGATGGGGAATTTCTTAAAAACACAGCAGAGGAGGTGCTGAAGAGCAAAGACTTTCAGAAAGTTTCTGTTCTTCTGGGTATAACAAACCATGAATTTGGATGGATACTCCCTGGG GCTTTTTCTTCACCAGGATGGGAAAAAGGAATGAACAGACAATCCGTGAAAGCAGTGCTGGACATGTTTAATAGAGCTGGA GCATCAGGGGCCAATGAAATCATAATGGATGAATATTTAAAAGACGCCAAAACACCAGAGGACATTCGCAACGCATTTACTGAGATGCTTGGAGATATTTTTATGGTGATCCGCGTCATTAAAGTTGCAGATTATCATAGAG ATGCTGGGGTACCCGTGTATATGTATGAGTTTCAGCATCGGCCCAGTGTATTTAAAGATCTCAGACCTAGCTTTGTAAAGGCTGACCATGCCGATGATGTTGGATTTGTCTTTGGGTCTTGCTTCTGGAATGGCCATCTCAAGATAATAG GCACACCCAGCGAGGAGGAAAACAAGCTATGCAAAACAGTGATGGGATACTGGGCTAATTTTATTCGTAGTGG ctcaCCAAATGGACCTGGATTGGTGCAATGGCCTTTGTATGAACAGTCTGAAAAATACATGAACCTGGGATTAAACCAAGCAGAAGGACAAGGTTTGAAGAAGGACAAACTGCACTTCTTCAATGTAGAGTTTCCTAAAAAGCTTTTTGCTCTCCATGCGGCATAA